The Haemorhous mexicanus isolate bHaeMex1 chromosome 5, bHaeMex1.pri, whole genome shotgun sequence genome contains a region encoding:
- the LOC132327950 gene encoding collagen alpha-1(I) chain-like isoform X1 — protein MAGTPPTVPACSSPSVQPGLRHSRDAGAAPAALAVPAQPGIPHCPDPIHACPLALGAIPWLLSLHPCPQSLCSSPGAPPGPGRGPELSLDPFPLQVSTPSSPSLDPLELRGSSPGAAPGPPLGSLQQHKELPAALPALFPHSRCVRGHPSAHLGSPAPGAVPSPLLGLARRRCSSGKLLLLLWEAPAAPAGPVPPAAPRPCPTAGRGASPGTAGAASSFHSIHPGLRPGRAGKAPGSGHGQSTRTAPGSLGYPGPGADGRHPPGRAAQPPGQRIRPRCHLLAGALLPHPAAPPVPPGPGRFPGCHRAAGHGNHPAAASPALRARLRRLSLRADADHDLLRRLVPHGRCLRVRVAPHRPRGASPAPGSAAGAEPLPGERLAGNSLRAGLAGARADAPGAAARPRHLRRRHRARGALGRLQRHLQPLLLQLSPPDPSEPGHLLPVRRGQKRGAGGENHLPAVPAAGARLLLAPVPAGAAPLPGERGAAAARPGPGRRLRGQERPQRPQSLAVFPAGFPALLDASLPPHRPLLHQHQPCLALCALRVRSPECVPAGLPAQSGLRLDEGELPTGGAGPEPLPAEPRRGQGFLRRLPGGCFLSSHLIPFPGGCSHLIPFPGGCFLSSHLIPFPGGCSLDSHLIPLPGGCFLSSHLIPFPGGCSHLIPFPGGCSHLIPFPGGCSHLIPFPGGCSHLIPFPGGCSLGSHLIPFPGGCSHLIPFPGGCSHLIPFLGGCSLGSHLIPFPGCSPKPRQDLHIPSSSGNPGMAGWEGTSEPLQCHLPRLPVSWQGPLDAAPRAWSGLGRAQVGLGRSHSTGGTCGPSLLETSHLPQTHRDGAQNPGTTEAGVALEGLRGLFPPKPFRLWDIGLAGDGVWPPWEECKAKSISLRENS, from the exons atggcagggacacctcccactgtcccagcctgctccagccccagtgtccagcctggcctgagacactccagggatgcaggggcagccccagctgctctggcagttccagcccagccaggaattcctcattgcccagatcccatccatgcctgccctctggcactgggagccattccctggctcctgtccctccatccttgtccccagtccctctgcagctctcctggagcccctccaggccctggcaggggccctgagctctccctggatccttttcctctccaggtgagcacccccagctctcccagcctggatccCTTGGAactgaggggctccagccctggagcagctccggggcctcctctgggctctctacagcagcacaaggagctcCCGGCTGCTCTCCCGGCGCTGTTTCCTCATTCCCGGTGTGTCCGGGGGCATCCGAGCGCTCATTTGGGCTCTCCCGCgcctggggctgttccctccccgctcctggggctggcacgGCGtcgctgctcctctgggaagctcctgctgctcctctgggaagcTCCTGCCGCCCCGGCCGGGCCGGTTCCTCCGGCTGCGCCGCGGCCGTGTCCCACAGCTGGGCGTGGAGCGAGCCCGGGCACAGCGGGAGCCGCTTCCAGCTTCCATTCCATCCATCCCGGGCTGCGGCCGGGAAGAGCCGGGAAGGCTCCGGGCTCCGGCCATGGCCAAAGCACAAGAACAGCCCCCGGCTCTCTCGGATATCCAG GTCCTGGTGCTGACGGGCGTCACCCTCCCGGCCGCGCTGCTCAG cctcctgggcAGCGGATCCGTCCTCGCTGTCACCTCCTGGCAGGGGCGCTGCTGCCACATCCAG ctgcgCCCCCTGTtcctcctggccctggcagATTTCCTGGGTGCCACCGCGCTGCTGGGCACGGGAACCATCCcgctgctgccagccccgctCTCCGCGCCCGCCTACGCCGCCTGTCCCTACGGGCGGATGCTGACCACG aCCTCCTACGCCGTCTCGTTCCTCATGGTCGTTGTTTACGCGTACGAGTCGCACCGCACCGTCCTCGGGGGGCGAGCCCGGCCCCCGGCAGCGCTGCAG GAGCGGAGCCGCTGCCTGGAGAGCGCCTGGCGGGGAATTCCCTACGTGCTGGCCTG GCTGGTGCCCGCGCTGACGCTCCTGGCGCAGCTGCTCGCCCGCGGCACCTCCGCCGCCGACATCGCGCCCGCGGTGCCCTGGGCCGGCTCCAACGACACCTTCAGCCTTTACTGCTCCAG ctgtctCCTCCTGATCCATCCGAGCCAGGACATCTGCTCCCAG TCCGGCGGGGGCAAAAACGCGGGGCTGGAGGAGAAAATCATCTTCCTGCTGtacctgctgctggtgctcgGCTGCTGCTCG CTCCTGTACCGGCGGGTGCGGCTCCGCTGCCGGGGGAACGCGGCGCTGCCGCTGCTCGGCCTGGACCGGGACGGCGGCTTCGGGGGCAGGAGCGGCCGCAGCGTCCGCAAAGCCTCGCTGTATTTCCAGctggttttcctgctctgctggacgCCAG CCTTCCTCCTCACCGTCCTCTCCTTCACCAGCATCAGCCCTGCCTCGCTCTTTGTGCTCTACGTGTCCGCA gccctgagtgtgtccctgcagggcttcctGCACAGTCTGGTCTACGGCTGGATGAGGGAGAACTTCCGACGGGAGGTGCTGGCCCGgagcctctccctgcagagccccgaAGGGGTCAAGGCTTTCTACGACGACTCCCTGGGGGCTGCTTCCTGAGCTCCCACCTCATCCCGttccctgggggctgctcccacctcatcccattccctgggggctGCTTCCTGAGCTCCCACCTCATCCCGttccctgggggctgctccctggACTCCCACCTCATCCCACTCCCTGGGGGCTGCTTCCTGAGCTCCCACCtcatcccattccctgggggctgctcccacctcatcccattccctgggggctgctcccacctcatcccattccctgggggctgctcccacctcatcccattccctgggggctgctcccaccTCATCCCGttccctgggggctgctccctgggctcccacctcatcccattccctgggggctgctcccacctcatcccattccctgggggctgctcccaccTCATCCCATTCCTTGGGGGCTGTTCCCTGGGCTCCCACCTCatcccattccctgggtgcAGCCCAAAGCCCCGGCAGGATTTGCAcattcccagcagctcagggaatcctggaatggctgggtgggaagggacctcggagcccctccagtgccacctcccacGGCTCCCGGTGTCCTGGCAGGGTCCCCTGGATGCAGCCCCTCGTGCCTGGAGCGGTTTGGGGAGGgcacaggtggggctgggcaggtccCACAGCACTGGAGGCACCTGCggcccctccctgctggagaCCTCCCACCTTCCACAGacccacagggatggagcacagaaTCCTGGAACCACTgaggctggggtggcactggaggggctccgaggtctcttcccacccaaaccattcagaCTCTGGGACATTGGGCTTGCAGGAGATGGGGTCTGGCCTCCTTGGGAGGAATGCAAGGCTAAGAGTATATCCCTGAGGGAGAACTCCTGA
- the GCC1 gene encoding GRIP and coiled-coil domain-containing protein 1: protein MEKFGMNFGGGPSRKELLETIETQKQQLLRFQARLKDVVHAYKSLLKEKEALEASLKVLSLSHDGELAVPPPAAGGSPDDRSSEHSEDSAGTATSADTAAGQPRGDEEDKPVAAPSPRAEEPSGAEGGELCAAEPERRLQQLKAQLATLTGALATVTQEKSRMEASYQAERRQMKQELEEAAAEAGRQDAELQRLQEQLAQTRACLAAQQREREREQGDHGLMLRELQELLRAERAARHAAEQELQQAREALAGGANAAERAQGHEQHARQLSLELEELRRELQGARDESGKADPRIQELQEEMAGLKNHFQLQLVQEMKKTAQAEEQLRQRSQQEEQRVAELEAQVSQVSELLGTYEKAKQRDQGTIQRLKDRIVQLDLENKTLAMAASSRSLGEVAVEEATLDVSVLKEKMEKLRKLLQAAAGKGPEAEEPREPELSTGSGDGNGDKAPGGHCQQELRQLKEEFERYKVRAQQVLKSKATKDVGLAKELEEAREQLAELQDKHVLLQLAADDTEKRHRQELEARKQELSQLQQLHRQELERCQLEFRERALHLEEEMHKQRDRALAVLAEKDRELEQLRALTLPHGPKSCRDGGPGPGDAPSQDSSEILPQELQLCSGSEPTFFLYAEQLARKEVEIAALRKHKHRLEVQLHQLQGRALAEEDKHREEVAALRGEIQKNCRDKSREGANLEYLKNVVYRFLTLPDARGRQQTLTAILAILHFSPEEKLSIAKSSAHGSWWLHGKR from the exons ATGGAGAAGTTCGGGATGAACTTCGGGGGCGGccccagcaggaaggagctgctggagaccATCGAGAcgcagaagcagcagctcctgcgcTTCCAGGCGCGCCTCAAGGACGTCGTCCACGCCTACAAGAGCCtgctgaaggagaaggaggcGCTGGAAGCCAGCCTGAAGGTGCTCTCCTTGTCCCACGATGGGGAGCTGGCGGTGCCCCCACCCGCAGCCGGGGGCTCCCCGGACGACCGGAGCTCGGAGCACAGCGAGGACAGCGCGGGGACGGCCACCAGCGCGGACACTGCGGCCGGCCAGCCCAGGGGGGACGAGGAGGACAAACCCGTGGCCGCCCCTTCCCCGAGAGCCGAGGAGCCGAGCGGCGCCGAGGGCGGGGAGCTCTGCGCCGCCGAGCCCGAGCGgcggctgcagcagctgaaggcgCAGCTGGCCACGCTGACGGGCGCGCTGGCCACGGTGACGCAGGAGAAGTCGCGCATGGAGGCCTCGTACCAGGCGGAGCGGCGGCAGAtgaagcaggagctggaggaggcggcggccGAGGCGGGGCGGCAGGACGCCGAGCTGCAgcggctgcaggagcagctggcccAGACCCGGGCCTGCCTGGCCGCGCAGCAGCGCGAGCGGGAGCGCGAGCAGGGCGACCACGGGCTGATGCTGCgcgagctgcaggagctgctgcgcGCCGAGCGCGCCGCGCGCCACGCCGccgagcaggagctgcagcaggccCGGGAGGCGCTGGCCGGCGGTGCCAACGCCGCAGAGCGAGCCCAGGGCCACGAGCAGCACGCGCggcagctgagcctggagctggaggagctgcgcagggagctgcagggcgCGCGCGACGAGAGCGGCAAGGCCGACCCGCggatccaggagctgcaggaggagatggcCGGCCTCAAGAAccacttccagctgcagctggtgcaggaGATGAAGAAG acagcCCAGGCCGAGGAGCAGCTCCGGCAGCGCtcgcagcaggaggagcagcgcGTGGCCGAGCTGGAggcccaggtgtcccaggtgtccgAGCTGCTGGGCACCTACGAGAAGGCCAAGCAGAGGGACCAGGGCACCATCCAGAGGCTCAAGGACCGCATCGTGCAGCTGGACCTGGAGAACAAGACCTTGGCCATGGCCGCCTCCAGCCGCTCCCTGGGCgaggtggctgtggaggaggccACCCTGGACGTGAGCGTGCTCAAGGAGAAGATGGAGAAGCTGCGGAAGCTCCTGCAGGCGGCGGCCGGGAAGGGCCCGGAGGCGGAGGAGCCGCGGGAGCCGGAGCTGTCCACGGGCAGCGGGGACGGGAACGGGGACAAGGCCCCGGgcgggcactgccagcaggagctgaggcagctcAAGGAGGAGTTTGAGCGCTACAAGGTGAGGGCGCAGCAGGTGCTCAAGAGCAAGGCCACCAAGGACGTGGGCCTGGccaaggagctggaggaggcgCGGGAGCAGCTGGCGGAGCTCCAGGACAAGCacgtgctgctgcagctggccgCGGACGACACGGAGAAGCGGCACCggcaggagctggaggccaggaagcaggagctgtcccagctgcagcagctgcaccgGCAGGAGCTGGAGCGGTGCCAGCTGGAGTTCCGGGAGCGGGCGCTGCACCTGGAGGAGGAGATGCACAAGCAGCGGGACCGGGCGCTGGCCGTGCTGGCCGAGAAGGAccgggagctggagcagctccgcGCCCTCACGCTGCCCCACGGCCCCAAGAGCTGCCGGGacggcggccccggcccgggggACGCTCCCAGCCAGGATTCCTCGGAGATCCTGccgcaggagctgcagctgtgctccgGCTCCGAGCCCACCTTCTTCTTGTACGCGGAGCAGCTGGCGCGCAAGGAGGTGGAGATCGCGGCGCTGCGCAAGCACAAGCACCGGCTGGAGGTGcagctgcaccagctgcagggcagggccctGGCCGAGGAGGACAAGCACCGCGAGGAGGTGGCGGCGCTGCGGGGCGAGATCCAGAAGAACTGCCGGGAtaagagcagggaaggagccaaCCTGGAGTACCTGAAGAACGTGGTGTACCGGTTCCTGACGCTGCCGGACGCGCGGGGCCGGCAGCAGACGCTCACGGCCATCCTGGCCATCCTGCACTTCAGCCCCGAGGAGAAGCTGAGCATCGCCAAGAGCTCGGCCCACGGCTCCTGGTGGCTCCACGGGAAGAGATGA
- the LOC132327950 gene encoding uncharacterized protein LOC132327950 isoform X3 yields MAKAQEQPPALSDIQVLVLTGVTLPAALLSLLGSGSVLAVTSWQGRCCHIQLRPLFLLALADFLGATALLGTGTIPLLPAPLSAPAYAACPYGRMLTTTSYAVSFLMVVVYAYESHRTVLGGRARPPAALQERSRCLESAWRGIPYVLAWLVPALTLLAQLLARGTSAADIAPAVPWAGSNDTFSLYCSSSALSLQLSPPDPSEPGHLLPVRRGQKRGAGGENHLPAVPAAGARLLLAPVPAGAAPLPGERGAAAARPGPGRRLRGQERPQRPQSLAVFPAGFPALLDASLPPHRPLLHQHQPCLALCALRVRSPECVPAGLPAQSGLRLDEGELPTGGAGPEPLPAEPRRGQGFLRRLPGGCFLSSHLIPFPGGCSHLIPFPGGCFLSSHLIPFPGGCSLDSHLIPLPGGCFLSSHLIPFPGGCSHLIPFPGGCSHLIPFPGGCSHLIPFPGGCSHLIPFPGGCSLGSHLIPFPGGCSHLIPFPGGCSHLIPFLGGCSLGSHLIPFPGCSPKPRQDLHIPSSSGNPGMAGWEGTSEPLQCHLPRLPVSWQGPLDAAPRAWSGLGRAQVGLGRSHSTGGTCGPSLLETSHLPQTHRDGAQNPGTTEAGVALEGLRGLFPPKPFRLWDIGLAGDGVWPPWEECKAKSISLRENS; encoded by the exons ATGGCCAAAGCACAAGAACAGCCCCCGGCTCTCTCGGATATCCAG GTCCTGGTGCTGACGGGCGTCACCCTCCCGGCCGCGCTGCTCAG cctcctgggcAGCGGATCCGTCCTCGCTGTCACCTCCTGGCAGGGGCGCTGCTGCCACATCCAG ctgcgCCCCCTGTtcctcctggccctggcagATTTCCTGGGTGCCACCGCGCTGCTGGGCACGGGAACCATCCcgctgctgccagccccgctCTCCGCGCCCGCCTACGCCGCCTGTCCCTACGGGCGGATGCTGACCACG aCCTCCTACGCCGTCTCGTTCCTCATGGTCGTTGTTTACGCGTACGAGTCGCACCGCACCGTCCTCGGGGGGCGAGCCCGGCCCCCGGCAGCGCTGCAG GAGCGGAGCCGCTGCCTGGAGAGCGCCTGGCGGGGAATTCCCTACGTGCTGGCCTG GCTGGTGCCCGCGCTGACGCTCCTGGCGCAGCTGCTCGCCCGCGGCACCTCCGCCGCCGACATCGCGCCCGCGGTGCCCTGGGCCGGCTCCAACGACACCTTCAGCCTTTACTGCTCCAG CTccgctctgtccctgcagctgtctCCTCCTGATCCATCCGAGCCAGGACATCTGCTCCCAG TCCGGCGGGGGCAAAAACGCGGGGCTGGAGGAGAAAATCATCTTCCTGCTGtacctgctgctggtgctcgGCTGCTGCTCG CTCCTGTACCGGCGGGTGCGGCTCCGCTGCCGGGGGAACGCGGCGCTGCCGCTGCTCGGCCTGGACCGGGACGGCGGCTTCGGGGGCAGGAGCGGCCGCAGCGTCCGCAAAGCCTCGCTGTATTTCCAGctggttttcctgctctgctggacgCCAG CCTTCCTCCTCACCGTCCTCTCCTTCACCAGCATCAGCCCTGCCTCGCTCTTTGTGCTCTACGTGTCCGCA gccctgagtgtgtccctgcagggcttcctGCACAGTCTGGTCTACGGCTGGATGAGGGAGAACTTCCGACGGGAGGTGCTGGCCCGgagcctctccctgcagagccccgaAGGGGTCAAGGCTTTCTACGACGACTCCCTGGGGGCTGCTTCCTGAGCTCCCACCTCATCCCGttccctgggggctgctcccacctcatcccattccctgggggctGCTTCCTGAGCTCCCACCTCATCCCGttccctgggggctgctccctggACTCCCACCTCATCCCACTCCCTGGGGGCTGCTTCCTGAGCTCCCACCtcatcccattccctgggggctgctcccacctcatcccattccctgggggctgctcccacctcatcccattccctgggggctgctcccacctcatcccattccctgggggctgctcccaccTCATCCCGttccctgggggctgctccctgggctcccacctcatcccattccctgggggctgctcccacctcatcccattccctgggggctgctcccaccTCATCCCATTCCTTGGGGGCTGTTCCCTGGGCTCCCACCTCatcccattccctgggtgcAGCCCAAAGCCCCGGCAGGATTTGCAcattcccagcagctcagggaatcctggaatggctgggtgggaagggacctcggagcccctccagtgccacctcccacGGCTCCCGGTGTCCTGGCAGGGTCCCCTGGATGCAGCCCCTCGTGCCTGGAGCGGTTTGGGGAGGgcacaggtggggctgggcaggtccCACAGCACTGGAGGCACCTGCggcccctccctgctggagaCCTCCCACCTTCCACAGacccacagggatggagcacagaaTCCTGGAACCACTgaggctggggtggcactggaggggctccgaggtctcttcccacccaaaccattcagaCTCTGGGACATTGGGCTTGCAGGAGATGGGGTCTGGCCTCCTTGGGAGGAATGCAAGGCTAAGAGTATATCCCTGAGGGAGAACTCCTGA
- the LOC132327950 gene encoding uncharacterized protein LOC132327950 isoform X2, giving the protein MAEGQSPAVPRVPRPTPRGGSGCPRSRPAEPALPPCLPQVLVLTGVTLPAALLSLLGSGSVLAVTSWQGRCCHIQLRPLFLLALADFLGATALLGTGTIPLLPAPLSAPAYAACPYGRMLTTTSYAVSFLMVVVYAYESHRTVLGGRARPPAALQERSRCLESAWRGIPYVLAWLVPALTLLAQLLARGTSAADIAPAVPWAGSNDTFSLYCSSSALSLQLSPPDPSEPGHLLPVRRGQKRGAGGENHLPAVPAAGARLLLAPVPAGAAPLPGERGAAAARPGPGRRLRGQERPQRPQSLAVFPAGFPALLDASLPPHRPLLHQHQPCLALCALRVRSPECVPAGLPAQSGLRLDEGELPTGGAGPEPLPAEPRRGQGFLRRLPGGCFLSSHLIPFPGGCSHLIPFPGGCFLSSHLIPFPGGCSLDSHLIPLPGGCFLSSHLIPFPGGCSHLIPFPGGCSHLIPFPGGCSHLIPFPGGCSHLIPFPGGCSLGSHLIPFPGGCSHLIPFPGGCSHLIPFLGGCSLGSHLIPFPGCSPKPRQDLHIPSSSGNPGMAGWEGTSEPLQCHLPRLPVSWQGPLDAAPRAWSGLGRAQVGLGRSHSTGGTCGPSLLETSHLPQTHRDGAQNPGTTEAGVALEGLRGLFPPKPFRLWDIGLAGDGVWPPWEECKAKSISLRENS; this is encoded by the exons ATGGCCGAGGGACAGAGTCCGGCCGTGCCCAGGGTCCCACGTCCCACCCCCCGTGGGGGCTCGGGGTGTCCCCGCTCCCGGCCGGCCGAGCCCGCGCTCCCTCCGTGCCTCCCGCAGGTCCTGGTGCTGACGGGCGTCACCCTCCCGGCCGCGCTGCTCAG cctcctgggcAGCGGATCCGTCCTCGCTGTCACCTCCTGGCAGGGGCGCTGCTGCCACATCCAG ctgcgCCCCCTGTtcctcctggccctggcagATTTCCTGGGTGCCACCGCGCTGCTGGGCACGGGAACCATCCcgctgctgccagccccgctCTCCGCGCCCGCCTACGCCGCCTGTCCCTACGGGCGGATGCTGACCACG aCCTCCTACGCCGTCTCGTTCCTCATGGTCGTTGTTTACGCGTACGAGTCGCACCGCACCGTCCTCGGGGGGCGAGCCCGGCCCCCGGCAGCGCTGCAG GAGCGGAGCCGCTGCCTGGAGAGCGCCTGGCGGGGAATTCCCTACGTGCTGGCCTG GCTGGTGCCCGCGCTGACGCTCCTGGCGCAGCTGCTCGCCCGCGGCACCTCCGCCGCCGACATCGCGCCCGCGGTGCCCTGGGCCGGCTCCAACGACACCTTCAGCCTTTACTGCTCCAG CTccgctctgtccctgcagctgtctCCTCCTGATCCATCCGAGCCAGGACATCTGCTCCCAG TCCGGCGGGGGCAAAAACGCGGGGCTGGAGGAGAAAATCATCTTCCTGCTGtacctgctgctggtgctcgGCTGCTGCTCG CTCCTGTACCGGCGGGTGCGGCTCCGCTGCCGGGGGAACGCGGCGCTGCCGCTGCTCGGCCTGGACCGGGACGGCGGCTTCGGGGGCAGGAGCGGCCGCAGCGTCCGCAAAGCCTCGCTGTATTTCCAGctggttttcctgctctgctggacgCCAG CCTTCCTCCTCACCGTCCTCTCCTTCACCAGCATCAGCCCTGCCTCGCTCTTTGTGCTCTACGTGTCCGCA gccctgagtgtgtccctgcagggcttcctGCACAGTCTGGTCTACGGCTGGATGAGGGAGAACTTCCGACGGGAGGTGCTGGCCCGgagcctctccctgcagagccccgaAGGGGTCAAGGCTTTCTACGACGACTCCCTGGGGGCTGCTTCCTGAGCTCCCACCTCATCCCGttccctgggggctgctcccacctcatcccattccctgggggctGCTTCCTGAGCTCCCACCTCATCCCGttccctgggggctgctccctggACTCCCACCTCATCCCACTCCCTGGGGGCTGCTTCCTGAGCTCCCACCtcatcccattccctgggggctgctcccacctcatcccattccctgggggctgctcccacctcatcccattccctgggggctgctcccacctcatcccattccctgggggctgctcccaccTCATCCCGttccctgggggctgctccctgggctcccacctcatcccattccctgggggctgctcccacctcatcccattccctgggggctgctcccaccTCATCCCATTCCTTGGGGGCTGTTCCCTGGGCTCCCACCTCatcccattccctgggtgcAGCCCAAAGCCCCGGCAGGATTTGCAcattcccagcagctcagggaatcctggaatggctgggtgggaagggacctcggagcccctccagtgccacctcccacGGCTCCCGGTGTCCTGGCAGGGTCCCCTGGATGCAGCCCCTCGTGCCTGGAGCGGTTTGGGGAGGgcacaggtggggctgggcaggtccCACAGCACTGGAGGCACCTGCggcccctccctgctggagaCCTCCCACCTTCCACAGacccacagggatggagcacagaaTCCTGGAACCACTgaggctggggtggcactggaggggctccgaggtctcttcccacccaaaccattcagaCTCTGGGACATTGGGCTTGCAGGAGATGGGGTCTGGCCTCCTTGGGAGGAATGCAAGGCTAAGAGTATATCCCTGAGGGAGAACTCCTGA
- the LOC132327950 gene encoding uncharacterized protein LOC132327950 isoform X4: MAEGQSPAVPRVPRPTPRGGSGCPRSRPAEPALPPCLPQVLVLTGVTLPAALLSLLGSGSVLAVTSWQGRCCHIQLRPLFLLALADFLGATALLGTGTIPLLPAPLSAPAYAACPYGRMLTTTSYAVSFLMVVVYAYESHRTVLGGRARPPAALQERSRCLESAWRGIPYVLAWLVPALTLLAQLLARGTSAADIAPAVPWAGSNDTFSLYCSSCLLLIHPSQDICSQSGGGKNAGLEEKIIFLLYLLLVLGCCSLLYRRVRLRCRGNAALPLLGLDRDGGFGGRSGRSVRKASLYFQLVFLLCWTPAFLLTVLSFTSISPASLFVLYVSAALSVSLQGFLHSLVYGWMRENFRREVLARSLSLQSPEGVKAFYDDSLGAAS; this comes from the exons ATGGCCGAGGGACAGAGTCCGGCCGTGCCCAGGGTCCCACGTCCCACCCCCCGTGGGGGCTCGGGGTGTCCCCGCTCCCGGCCGGCCGAGCCCGCGCTCCCTCCGTGCCTCCCGCAGGTCCTGGTGCTGACGGGCGTCACCCTCCCGGCCGCGCTGCTCAG cctcctgggcAGCGGATCCGTCCTCGCTGTCACCTCCTGGCAGGGGCGCTGCTGCCACATCCAG ctgcgCCCCCTGTtcctcctggccctggcagATTTCCTGGGTGCCACCGCGCTGCTGGGCACGGGAACCATCCcgctgctgccagccccgctCTCCGCGCCCGCCTACGCCGCCTGTCCCTACGGGCGGATGCTGACCACG aCCTCCTACGCCGTCTCGTTCCTCATGGTCGTTGTTTACGCGTACGAGTCGCACCGCACCGTCCTCGGGGGGCGAGCCCGGCCCCCGGCAGCGCTGCAG GAGCGGAGCCGCTGCCTGGAGAGCGCCTGGCGGGGAATTCCCTACGTGCTGGCCTG GCTGGTGCCCGCGCTGACGCTCCTGGCGCAGCTGCTCGCCCGCGGCACCTCCGCCGCCGACATCGCGCCCGCGGTGCCCTGGGCCGGCTCCAACGACACCTTCAGCCTTTACTGCTCCAG ctgtctCCTCCTGATCCATCCGAGCCAGGACATCTGCTCCCAG TCCGGCGGGGGCAAAAACGCGGGGCTGGAGGAGAAAATCATCTTCCTGCTGtacctgctgctggtgctcgGCTGCTGCTCG CTCCTGTACCGGCGGGTGCGGCTCCGCTGCCGGGGGAACGCGGCGCTGCCGCTGCTCGGCCTGGACCGGGACGGCGGCTTCGGGGGCAGGAGCGGCCGCAGCGTCCGCAAAGCCTCGCTGTATTTCCAGctggttttcctgctctgctggacgCCAG CCTTCCTCCTCACCGTCCTCTCCTTCACCAGCATCAGCCCTGCCTCGCTCTTTGTGCTCTACGTGTCCGCA gccctgagtgtgtccctgcagggcttcctGCACAGTCTGGTCTACGGCTGGATGAGGGAGAACTTCCGACGGGAGGTGCTGGCCCGgagcctctccctgcagagccccgaAGGGGTCAAGGCTTTCTACGACGACTCCCTGGGGGCTGCTTCCTGA